Proteins encoded in a region of the Phalacrocorax carbo chromosome 17, bPhaCar2.1, whole genome shotgun sequence genome:
- the SRR gene encoding LOW QUALITY PROTEIN: serine racemase (The sequence of the model RefSeq protein was modified relative to this genomic sequence to represent the inferred CDS: deleted 1 base in 1 codon; substituted 1 base at 1 genomic stop codon), producing the protein MEGGCPRPTQHTAGGRSRDKAAAHVAAETGGAPVPPKREPAAMAGQGPVGLEVLEQVRETHSPDLAEGSAPRRQGCNVKVXAAEPRSVEGCHRPKVLRELTPAVTIADAVKTSIGPKARPIIRDLVDDVVTVSEEEIKRATRLVWERMKLLIEPTAGALQQFQTVPRDMENVCIVLCRGNVDLSSLTWLTDLPGKAEREQSSVSRNGNLTLNLYSPVCALLEKQMNNPNHLVVGGIREAGVGL; encoded by the exons ATGGAAGGGGGCTGCCCCAGACCTACGCAACACACGGCAGGTGGAAGG TCCAGAGACAAGGCAGCAGCTCATGTAGCCGCAGAGACAGGAGGAGCCCCGGTGCCCCCCAAGCGGGAGCCAGCGGCGATGGCGGGGCAAGGCCCTGTCggcctggaggtgctggagcaggtgagGGAAACGCACAGCCCAGACCTGGCCGAGGGCTCTGCTCCTCGCAGGCAGGGGTGCA ATGTGAAAGTGTAGGCTGCTGAGCCGCGCAGCGTGGAGGGCTGTCACCGGCCCAAGGTACTGCGGGAACTGACCCCCGCCGTCACCATCGCAGATGCAGTTAAAACCAGCATCGGACCA AAGGCACGGCCCATCATCAGGGATTTGGTTGATGACGTCGTGACAGTCTCAGAGGAAGAAATCAAG CGAGCCACACGGCTAGTGTGGGAAAGGATGAAGCTGCTGATTGAGCCAACAGCGGGTGCTCTCCAGCAGTTCCAGACAGTCCCCCGGGACATGGAGAACGTTTGCATCGTGCTGTGCAGGGGAAACGTGGACCTGAGCTCCCTGACCTGGCTCACAGACCTCCCTGGGAAAGCGGAACGAGAACAGAGCAGTGTCTCGAGGAACGGAAACCTCACTCTGAATTTATACAGTCCGGTTTGTGCACTACTAGAAAAACAGATGAACAACCCCAACCATTTGGTTGTGGGGGGGATAAGGGAAGCTGGTGTTGGTCTCTAG